AGCAATGTATAAATTGTCTCCTTTCCcctattacataaattacacaTAGGACtaaaatttatttctatcttATGAAGGAAGGGATTTATAACTAATATATGATGAATAATTCAGACTTGAAAccatatgaattatttttaaaatcttgaaaaaCGAATATGAAAATATGGCAAATAAGTTGGGTTTTAATTATTGAACAATTACCATATCAATGTCaagtcattatttcatgaaatatgacaaaaatggAAGACTACTAATTACGGTTTGAATCAATAAGTAATATTTTTCTCCGTTGAATGAGTTACTATTTGTTCTTGTAATTctaaaaatacacaatttacttaatgaatatatcatttctccatatatataagagtaattcatatattatttctaataaaaaaaattgttacaatatagATTTTATGAGATtaacatttttctcaacaattgATTCTAAATACtaaattttttaataaatggcACAAATAATTCCtacatttacaaataatttaacatattttgttgtAGATTTACAAATGCCGTTGCAAAATGGCCAGGGTCCGTGCACGATAGCTTTATATGGACAAATTCCACCCTTTGTCGTAGAGTTGAGAGAGGAGAAGTAGATGGATGGCTGTTGGGGGATTCAGGATATCCCTTACGGCCATGGCTTTTAACTCCTGTCCTTAATCCCTCCACAGCCGGTCAACATAATTACAACCACGCACACATCAAAACCAGAAACGTCATAGAAAGACCCTTTGGCTTGTGCAAATCCAGATTCAGGCACCACAAATCTAGCTATgcatttacaaatatcaataatttaatatGTAACTCTATACATCAATTACAAGCAATTGGAACAGTTGACTTAaatgttattgtattatacatatatcatcatattgaagagattatcttaagcaaattgaattataaggattaatttgaatatattttttatgttatggagatataacacaaaaa
The DNA window shown above is from Argopecten irradians isolate NY chromosome 8, Ai_NY, whole genome shotgun sequence and carries:
- the LOC138328841 gene encoding putative nuclease HARBI1, which translates into the protein MIRRTKEAFYDIAQFPNVVGAVDGTLIPIISPSRDEHVYVCRKGYHAINVQGVVDAEMRFTNAVAKWPGSVHDSFIWTNSTLCRRVERGEVDGWLLGDSGYPLRPWLLTPVLNPSTAGQHNYNHAHIKTRNVIERPFGLCKSRFRHHKSSYAFTNINNLICNSIHQLQAIGTVDLNVIRTTEILKMVMPSYAIYTESTMMDRPPETI